A DNA window from Streptomyces sp. 71268 contains the following coding sequences:
- a CDS encoding aldehyde dehydrogenase family protein produces the protein MKSHDEMYIDGAWRPATGTDSIEVVNPADEQVIATVPAGTALDVDTAVRAARAALPGWAAVPPAERGTYLAALRDGLAARRDEIAETVVAELGSPVGFAQAVHAGLPIAVADSYAELAKTYAFEERIGNSTVFHEPVGVVGAITPWNYPLHQIVAKVAPALAAGCTVVVKPAENTPLVAQLFAEVVAGAELPAGVFNLVTGLGPVAGQALAEHPGVGLVSFTGSTAVGRRIGASAGAAVKRVALELGGKSANIVLPGADLTRAVKVGVANVMANAGQTCSAWTRLLVHADQYAEAVELAAAAAAKYVPGDPRDAETRLGPVVSAAQRDRVRGYIDRGVAEGARLVAGGPTAPEGLERGYYLRPTVFADVTPEMTIAQEEIFGPVLSILRYADVDEAVRIANDSAYGLAGAVWAADEAEAVAVARRLETGQVDINGGRFNPLAPFGGYKNSGVGRELGVHGLTEYLQTKSLQL, from the coding sequence GTGAAGTCGCATGACGAGATGTACATCGACGGCGCCTGGCGGCCCGCGACCGGCACGGACTCGATCGAGGTGGTGAACCCGGCGGACGAGCAGGTCATCGCCACCGTGCCGGCCGGCACGGCGCTCGACGTGGACACCGCCGTACGGGCCGCGCGCGCCGCCCTGCCGGGCTGGGCCGCCGTTCCGCCGGCCGAGCGCGGCACCTATCTGGCGGCCCTGCGCGACGGGCTCGCCGCCCGCCGCGACGAGATCGCCGAGACCGTGGTGGCCGAACTCGGCTCCCCCGTCGGCTTCGCACAGGCCGTCCACGCCGGCCTGCCGATCGCCGTCGCCGACAGCTATGCCGAGTTGGCGAAGACGTACGCGTTCGAGGAGCGGATCGGCAACTCCACGGTGTTCCACGAGCCGGTGGGCGTCGTCGGCGCGATCACGCCGTGGAACTACCCGCTGCACCAGATCGTCGCCAAGGTCGCCCCCGCGCTTGCCGCCGGCTGCACCGTCGTCGTCAAGCCCGCCGAGAACACCCCGCTGGTGGCCCAGCTCTTCGCCGAGGTGGTGGCCGGCGCGGAGCTGCCCGCCGGCGTCTTCAACCTGGTCACCGGCCTCGGCCCGGTCGCCGGCCAGGCGCTGGCCGAGCACCCGGGCGTGGGCCTGGTCTCCTTCACCGGCTCCACCGCCGTCGGCCGGCGCATCGGCGCGAGCGCCGGGGCGGCCGTCAAGCGGGTCGCCCTCGAACTCGGCGGCAAGTCGGCCAACATCGTCCTGCCCGGCGCCGACCTGACCCGGGCGGTGAAGGTCGGTGTGGCCAACGTGATGGCCAACGCCGGCCAGACCTGTAGCGCCTGGACCCGGTTGCTGGTCCACGCCGACCAGTACGCGGAGGCCGTCGAACTGGCCGCCGCTGCCGCCGCGAAGTACGTGCCGGGCGACCCGCGCGACGCCGAGACCCGGCTCGGGCCCGTGGTCAGCGCCGCGCAGCGGGACCGGGTCCGCGGCTACATCGACCGCGGCGTCGCCGAGGGCGCCCGCCTGGTGGCCGGCGGCCCCACGGCCCCGGAGGGCCTGGAGCGCGGGTACTACCTGCGCCCCACCGTGTTCGCCGACGTCACGCCGGAGATGACCATCGCCCAGGAGGAGATCTTCGGCCCGGTCCTCTCCATCCTGCGGTACGCCGACGTCGACGAGGCCGTACGGATCGCCAACGACTCGGCGTACGGGCTGGCCGGCGCGGTGTGGGCGGCCGACGAGGCCGAGGCGGTGGCCGTCGCGCGCCGCCTGGAGACCGGCCAGGTGGACATCAACGGGGGCCGCTTCAACCCGCTCGCCCCCTTCGGCGGCTACAAGAACTCCGGCGTCGGGCGCGAACTCGGCGTGCACGGCCTGACCGAGTACCTCCAGACCAAGTCGCTCCAGCTCTGA
- a CDS encoding class F sortase — translation MSRARRRRLAVTLSAAVCLLVGGVFWAPGPASSPGDRAHPPELSAWAAGAAAMWLVAEGDVAAPRATGSRAAGPAADGLADGARRAGGTGRPGAAGTGAAGAARDSGGRAAAPGAPGARPPAGERPGGAARGPARATRPLVPRAPISRARPSTVTIPALRLDAPVVGLGLDRHGRLTTPAVDAPRVAGWYERGPSPGERGTAIIVGHRDTRRGPAVFLELPTLRRGDLIEVARHDGRTAVFTVDAVRAYPRSDFPDHAVYGDAGRPELRLLTCGGPFEPGRGYRSNVVVFAHLYDVRDAARAR, via the coding sequence ATGAGCCGCGCCCGTCGGCGTCGCCTGGCGGTGACGCTGAGTGCGGCCGTGTGCCTGCTGGTTGGTGGTGTGTTCTGGGCGCCGGGCCCCGCGTCGTCGCCGGGGGACCGGGCGCACCCGCCCGAACTGTCCGCCTGGGCGGCGGGCGCGGCGGCCATGTGGCTCGTCGCCGAGGGCGACGTGGCCGCTCCCCGGGCCACGGGGTCGCGGGCCGCCGGCCCGGCAGCGGATGGGCTCGCGGACGGCGCTCGGCGCGCGGGCGGTACGGGGCGGCCGGGCGCGGCCGGCACCGGCGCGGCCGGCGCGGCGCGCGACTCCGGTGGGCGCGCGGCGGCTCCCGGTGCGCCCGGCGCGCGGCCTCCCGCCGGCGAGCGCCCGGGTGGCGCGGCGCGCGGGCCGGCGCGGGCTACCCGGCCGCTCGTGCCGCGCGCCCCCATCTCCCGGGCCCGGCCCAGCACCGTGACCATCCCCGCGCTGCGCCTCGACGCCCCGGTCGTCGGCCTCGGCCTGGACCGGCACGGCCGCCTGACGACGCCGGCGGTCGACGCCCCGCGCGTGGCGGGCTGGTACGAGCGGGGGCCGAGCCCCGGCGAGCGCGGCACCGCGATCATCGTCGGCCACCGCGACACCCGCCGCGGCCCGGCCGTCTTCCTCGAACTGCCCACGCTGCGCCGGGGCGACCTCATCGAGGTGGCCCGCCACGACGGCAGGACGGCCGTGTTCACGGTGGACGCGGTGCGCGCCTACCCGCGCTCCGACTTCCCCGACCACGCGGTCTACGGCGACGCGGGCCGCCCCGAACTGCGGCTGCTGACCTGCGGCGGCCCCTTCGAGCCCGGCCGTGGCTACCGCTCCAACGTCGTCGTCTTCGCCCATCTGTACGACGTGCGGGACGCGGCACGAGCGCGCTGA
- a CDS encoding MFS transporter, giving the protein MTGTTGKTGTRPGRGWLLRLVIAFAFAQGAVSMARPAVSYRALALGADARAVGIIAGVYALLPLFAAVPLGRRTDHGRAAPLLPVGVVLIAGGCALSGQAGSLSAMALWSGVMGLGHLAFVIGAQSIVARRSAAADQDRNFGHFTIGASLGQLVGPIAAGLLVSAQGDQLARTSATALLTSAAVALCSFAGLWRVESAGGSTGGGSGERAGARGARPAAREAGEAGERPAGPSVSVWGIMRSRGVASGIFISLAVLSTTDVLTAYLPVLGEHRGIAPATVGLLLSLRAAATIACRLVMTPMIRLVGRTALMAGSCLLAAVLCASVALPLPVWGLATALALLGFALGVGQPLSMTTVVRAAPDGARSTALALRLTGNRFGQAAAPAAAGALAGLAGTAAPFALLGLLLLGSAVVAGRDLRHGGDAASRTAARGAPRDAASGHPPTPDLAPGPEPRGGEATTRRRP; this is encoded by the coding sequence ATGACGGGGACGACGGGGAAGACGGGGACGAGGCCCGGTAGGGGCTGGCTGCTGCGCTTGGTCATCGCCTTCGCGTTCGCGCAGGGGGCGGTGAGCATGGCCAGGCCGGCCGTCTCCTACCGGGCCCTCGCGCTGGGCGCGGACGCCCGCGCGGTGGGGATCATCGCCGGCGTGTACGCGCTGCTGCCGCTGTTCGCCGCCGTACCGCTGGGCCGCCGCACCGACCACGGCCGCGCCGCCCCGCTGCTGCCCGTGGGCGTCGTACTCATCGCGGGGGGCTGCGCGCTCAGCGGGCAGGCCGGTTCGCTGTCGGCGATGGCGCTGTGGAGCGGCGTCATGGGCCTCGGGCACCTGGCGTTCGTGATCGGCGCGCAGTCCATCGTGGCCCGCCGCAGCGCCGCCGCCGACCAGGACCGCAACTTCGGCCACTTCACCATCGGCGCCTCGCTCGGCCAACTCGTGGGACCGATCGCCGCCGGGCTGCTGGTCTCGGCGCAGGGCGACCAGTTGGCCCGCACCAGCGCCACGGCGCTGCTCACCTCGGCGGCGGTGGCGCTGTGCTCGTTCGCCGGCCTGTGGCGCGTCGAGAGCGCCGGCGGGAGCACCGGCGGAGGCTCGGGCGAGCGCGCCGGCGCGCGGGGCGCGCGGCCGGCGGCGCGCGAGGCGGGCGAGGCGGGCGAACGGCCGGCCGGGCCGTCCGTGTCCGTCTGGGGCATCATGCGCTCGCGCGGCGTGGCCTCCGGCATCTTCATCAGCCTCGCCGTGCTCTCCACGACCGACGTCCTCACCGCTTACCTGCCCGTGCTCGGTGAGCACCGTGGCATCGCCCCGGCCACCGTCGGGCTGCTGCTCAGCCTGCGGGCCGCGGCCACCATCGCCTGCCGACTGGTGATGACGCCGATGATCCGACTGGTCGGCCGCACCGCGCTGATGGCCGGGAGTTGCCTGCTGGCGGCGGTGCTGTGCGCGAGCGTCGCGCTGCCGCTGCCGGTGTGGGGCCTGGCGACAGCGCTGGCCCTGCTCGGGTTCGCGCTCGGCGTGGGGCAGCCGCTGTCGATGACCACGGTGGTGCGGGCCGCGCCCGACGGCGCGCGCAGCACCGCACTCGCGCTGCGGCTGACCGGCAACCGGTTCGGCCAGGCCGCCGCGCCGGCCGCCGCCGGCGCCCTGGCCGGCCTCGCCGGCACGGCGGCGCCGTTCGCGCTGCTCGGCCTGTTGCTGCTCGGCTCGGCGGTGGTCGCCGGACGCGACCTGCGGCACGGGGGCGACGCGGCCTCGCGCACGGCGGCCCGGGGCGCACCGCGCGACGCCGCGTCGGGCCACCCGCCGACGCCGGACCTCGCCCCCGGGCCAGAACCGCGCGGCGGCGAGGCCACCACCCGCCGGCGACCCTGA